From one Amaranthus tricolor cultivar Red isolate AtriRed21 chromosome 17, ASM2621246v1, whole genome shotgun sequence genomic stretch:
- the LOC130804097 gene encoding protein DETOXIFICATION 44, chloroplastic isoform X1, whose amino-acid sequence MATSLSHHLLYIHSYSRHYNHLQASSSSSVHPISFFNFVSFKRNPKFCSRSRPLAKSKTPKSSTPSPLSSSSSSSSSSSDFHLPPLLRFRDALNLDELGRDMLSIALPALLALAADPITSLVDTAFVGHLGSVELAAVGVSVSVFNLVSKLFNVPLLNVTTSFVAEEQALASMQNENFIQAGQGYGEKKKALPSVSSSLVLAAGLGLAEAVALTAGSGYLMNIMGISVDSPMRQPAEEFLAMRAFGAPPIVIALAAQGTFRGFKDTKTPLYAIGAGNLLNATLDLILIYFFGFGISGAAIATVTSEYLIASILLWKLNEEVSLTSPNIDGRRFLQYLKSGGLLIGRTLSVLVPMTLATSMAAREGPVPMAGYEICVQIWLTISLLTDALALAGQALLAGGYSQGNYVQARQVVYRVLQIGFVIGMGLAVILFLGYGGLLNLFTSDAEVLKVAWSGILFVAGSQPMNAVAFVFDGLYYGVSDFEYAAYSTVVAALISSLFLLITAPAFGLPGIWMGLFLFMTFRVIAGSWRLGTKSGPWMKVWSETD is encoded by the exons ATGGCTACTTCTCTTTCTCATCACCTCTTATACATTCACTCTTACTCCCGCCATTACAATCACCTTCaagcttcatcttcttcttccgtCCATCCTATTTCTTTCTtcaattttgtttcctttaaacgAAACCCTAAATTTTGTTCTCGTTCCCGACCTCTAGCCAAATCTAAAACCCCTAAATCTTCAACTCCTTCacctctttcttcttcttcttcttcttcttcttcttcttctgatTTTCATCTTCCTCCACTTCTTCGCTTTAG AGATGCACTGAATTTGGATGAGCTTGGTCGGGATATGTTGTCGATTGCATTGCCTGCTCTTTTGGCTTTAGCTGCTGATCCCATCACATCTCTTGTTGATACTGCTTTTGTTGGTCATTTAG GGTCTGTCGAGTTAGCAGCTGTTGGGGTGTCAGTCTCAGTATTTAACTTGGTATCAAAATTGTTTAATGTCCCATTGCTCAATGTGACAACATCCTTTGTTGCTGAAGAGCAGGCATTGGCTAGCatgcaaaatgaaaattttattcaaGCTGGCCAAG GTTACGGAGAAAAGAAAAAAGCCCTTCCTTCAGTGTCGTCGTCTTTAGTGCTTGCTGCTGGCCTTGGGTTGGCTGAAGCTGTGGCACTTACAGCTGGATCTGGATATCTAATGAATATCATGGGTATATCTGTT GATTCACCGATGCGCCAGCCAGCTGAGGAGTTCCTTGCAATGAGAGCTTTTGGTGCTCCACCTATTGTCATTGCACTTGCTGCACAGGGAACTTTTAGAGGATTTAAAGATACCAAGACACCTTTGTATGCAATTG GAGCAGGAAACCTACTCAATGCAACCCTAGACCTGATCTTGATATATTTCTTTGGCTTTGGTATTAGTGGTGCTGCAATAGCCACTGTAACCTCTGA ATACTTGATAGCCTCTATCCTACTCTGGAAGCTGAACGAAGAAGTATCTCTTACTTCTCCAAATATTGATGGTAGAAGATTTCTTCAATATCTTAAATCAG GAGGGCTCTTGATTGGAAGAACTTTATCAGTTCTTGTACCCATGACATTAGCTACATCTATGGCAGCAAGAGAAGGTCCTGTACCAATGGCTGGTTATGAAATTTGTGTGCAGATATGGCTGACAATATCATTATTGACTGATGCTCTGGCACTTGCTGGGCAG gCCCTTCTTGCTGGTGGTTACTCCCAGGGTAACTATGTGCAGGCACGCCAAGTTGTTTATAGAGTGCTGCAG ATAGGTTTTGTAATTGGAATGGGTTTGGCAGTCATTTTGTTCCTTGGTTACGGAGGGCTTCTAAACTTATTCACATCAGATGCAGAAGTCCTGAAAGTTGCCTGGTCTGGTATCTTG TTTGTTGCTGGATCGCAGCCGATGAATGCAGTTGCATTTGTTTTTGACGGACTCTATTATGGGGTTTCAGACTTCGAATATGCTGCCTACTCGACG GTTGTTGCTGCGTTGATATCatcattatttttgttgattacTGCTCCTGCTTTTGGTCTCCCTGGTATCTGGATGGGGTTGTTTCTGTTTATGACCTTCCGTGTAATAGCTGGAAGTTGGAG GTTGGGCACAAAGAGTGGACCATGGATGAAGGTTTGGTCCGAAACAGATTAG
- the LOC130804097 gene encoding protein DETOXIFICATION 44, chloroplastic isoform X2: MATSLSHHLLYIHSYSRHYNHLQASSSSSVHPISFFNFVSFKRNPKFCSRSRPLAKSKTPKSSTPSPLSSSSSSSSSSSDFHLPPLLRFRDALNLDELGRDMLSIALPALLALAADPITSLVDTAFVGHLGSVELAAVGVSVSVFNLVSKLFNVPLLNVTTSFVAEEQALASMQNENFIQAGQGYGEKKKALPSVSSSLVLAAGLGLAEAVALTAGSGYLMNIMGISVDSPMRQPAEEFLAMRAFGAPPIVIALAAQGTFRGFKDTKTPLYAIGNLLNATLDLILIYFFGFGISGAAIATVTSEYLIASILLWKLNEEVSLTSPNIDGRRFLQYLKSGGLLIGRTLSVLVPMTLATSMAAREGPVPMAGYEICVQIWLTISLLTDALALAGQALLAGGYSQGNYVQARQVVYRVLQIGFVIGMGLAVILFLGYGGLLNLFTSDAEVLKVAWSGILFVAGSQPMNAVAFVFDGLYYGVSDFEYAAYSTVVAALISSLFLLITAPAFGLPGIWMGLFLFMTFRVIAGSWRLGTKSGPWMKVWSETD; this comes from the exons ATGGCTACTTCTCTTTCTCATCACCTCTTATACATTCACTCTTACTCCCGCCATTACAATCACCTTCaagcttcatcttcttcttccgtCCATCCTATTTCTTTCTtcaattttgtttcctttaaacgAAACCCTAAATTTTGTTCTCGTTCCCGACCTCTAGCCAAATCTAAAACCCCTAAATCTTCAACTCCTTCacctctttcttcttcttcttcttcttcttcttcttcttctgatTTTCATCTTCCTCCACTTCTTCGCTTTAG AGATGCACTGAATTTGGATGAGCTTGGTCGGGATATGTTGTCGATTGCATTGCCTGCTCTTTTGGCTTTAGCTGCTGATCCCATCACATCTCTTGTTGATACTGCTTTTGTTGGTCATTTAG GGTCTGTCGAGTTAGCAGCTGTTGGGGTGTCAGTCTCAGTATTTAACTTGGTATCAAAATTGTTTAATGTCCCATTGCTCAATGTGACAACATCCTTTGTTGCTGAAGAGCAGGCATTGGCTAGCatgcaaaatgaaaattttattcaaGCTGGCCAAG GTTACGGAGAAAAGAAAAAAGCCCTTCCTTCAGTGTCGTCGTCTTTAGTGCTTGCTGCTGGCCTTGGGTTGGCTGAAGCTGTGGCACTTACAGCTGGATCTGGATATCTAATGAATATCATGGGTATATCTGTT GATTCACCGATGCGCCAGCCAGCTGAGGAGTTCCTTGCAATGAGAGCTTTTGGTGCTCCACCTATTGTCATTGCACTTGCTGCACAGGGAACTTTTAGAGGATTTAAAGATACCAAGACACCTTTGTATGCAATTG GAAACCTACTCAATGCAACCCTAGACCTGATCTTGATATATTTCTTTGGCTTTGGTATTAGTGGTGCTGCAATAGCCACTGTAACCTCTGA ATACTTGATAGCCTCTATCCTACTCTGGAAGCTGAACGAAGAAGTATCTCTTACTTCTCCAAATATTGATGGTAGAAGATTTCTTCAATATCTTAAATCAG GAGGGCTCTTGATTGGAAGAACTTTATCAGTTCTTGTACCCATGACATTAGCTACATCTATGGCAGCAAGAGAAGGTCCTGTACCAATGGCTGGTTATGAAATTTGTGTGCAGATATGGCTGACAATATCATTATTGACTGATGCTCTGGCACTTGCTGGGCAG gCCCTTCTTGCTGGTGGTTACTCCCAGGGTAACTATGTGCAGGCACGCCAAGTTGTTTATAGAGTGCTGCAG ATAGGTTTTGTAATTGGAATGGGTTTGGCAGTCATTTTGTTCCTTGGTTACGGAGGGCTTCTAAACTTATTCACATCAGATGCAGAAGTCCTGAAAGTTGCCTGGTCTGGTATCTTG TTTGTTGCTGGATCGCAGCCGATGAATGCAGTTGCATTTGTTTTTGACGGACTCTATTATGGGGTTTCAGACTTCGAATATGCTGCCTACTCGACG GTTGTTGCTGCGTTGATATCatcattatttttgttgattacTGCTCCTGCTTTTGGTCTCCCTGGTATCTGGATGGGGTTGTTTCTGTTTATGACCTTCCGTGTAATAGCTGGAAGTTGGAG GTTGGGCACAAAGAGTGGACCATGGATGAAGGTTTGGTCCGAAACAGATTAG